One window from the genome of Chionomys nivalis chromosome 14, mChiNiv1.1, whole genome shotgun sequence encodes:
- the Brd8 gene encoding bromodomain-containing protein 8 isoform X2 produces MATGTGKHKLLSTGPTEPWSIREKLCLASSVMRSGDQNWVSVSRAIKPFAEPGRPPDWFSQKHCASQYSELLETTETPKRKRGEKGEVVETVEDVIVRKLTAERVEELKKVIKETQERYRRLKRDAELIQAGHMDSRLDELCNDIAMKKKLEEEEAEVKRKATDAAYQARQAVKTPPRRLPTVMVRSPIDSASPGGDYPLGDLTPNTMEEATSGVNESEVSVASGHLNSTGVLLEVGGVLPMIHGGEIQPTTSAVAASPAASGAPTLSRLLEAGPTQFTTPLPSFTTVASEPPVKLVPPPVESVSQATIVMMPALPTPSSAPAGSTPESVAPVSQPDPCVPCDAVGDPHTVTVSMDSSEISMIINSIKEECFRSGVAEAPGGSKAPSIDGKEDLDLAEKMDIAVSYTGEELDFETVGDIIAIIEDKVDDHPEVLDVAAVEAALSFCEDNDDPQSLPGPWEHPIQQEREKPAPLPAPEMTVKQERLDFEETENKGIHELVDIRESGVEIKMEPAEPEPGMSGAEIVAGVGPVSSMAPPELRSQDLDEEPRSSAGGEIGETDGSSGKDDDMPLSTVKTEASPESLLSPSHGSNPIEDPLEDPHKFEISDSLKEESGTIFGSQIKDAPGDEEEEDGVSEVTSLEEPKEEDQGEGYLSEMDNEPPVSESDDGFSIHNATLQSHTLADSIPSSPASSQFSVCSEDQEAIQAQKIWKKAIMLVWRAAANHRYANVFLQPVTDDIAPGYHSIVQRPMDLSTIKKNIENGLIRSTAEFQRDIMLMFQNAVMYNSSDHDVYHMAVEMQRDVLEQIQQFLATQLIMQTSESGISAKSLRGRDSTRKQDASEKDSVPMGSPAFLLSLFDGGTRGRRCAIEADMKMKK; encoded by the exons GGTATCAGTTAGCAGAGCAATCAAGCCTTTTGCAGAACCTGGCCGGCCTCCAGACTGGTTTTCTCAAAAA CATTGTGCTTCTCAGTACTCAGAGCTCTTAGAGACTACTGAGACTCCAAA ACGGAAACGTGGTGAGAAAGGAGAAGTGGTAGAAACTGTTGAAGATGTTATTGTTCGGAAACTGACTGCTGAGAGAGTTGAGGAACTGAAGAAGGTGATCAAGGAAACACAGGAGAGATACAG gCGACTAAAAAGAGATGCTGAACTAATTCAAGCTGGACACATGGACAGCAGACTGGATGAGCTTTGCAATGACATTGCAAT GAAGAAGAaattggaggaggaagaggctgaaGTAAAAAGGAAGGCTACCGATGCTGCATACCAGG CTCGGCAAGCAGTAAAAACACCTCCTCGAAGGCTACCAACTGTGATGGTCCGTTCACCTATAGATTCTGCCTCCCCAGGAGGTGATTATCCACTTGGAGACTTGACTCCAAACACTATGGAAGAGGCTACCTCTGGG GTCAATGAGAGTGAGGTGTCTGTGGCTTCTGGCCACCTGAACAGCACAGGTGTTCTCCTGGAGGTAGGCGGGGTTCTTCCCATGATACATGGTGGGGAGATACAGCCAACAACCAGTGCTGTTGCAGCCTCCCCTGCTGCCTCAG GTGCTCCCACTCTTTCCCGGCTTTTAGAAGCTGGTCCTACACAGTTCaccactcctcttccttccttcactaCTGTTGCCAGTGAGCCTCCAGTTAAACTTGTGCCACCCCCTGTAGAGTCTGTGTCCCAGGCTACCATTGTCATGATGCCTGCGCTGCCAACACCATCCTCTGCTCCGGCTGGCTCCACTCCTGAAAGTGTAGCTCCAG TGAGTCAGCCCGACCCCTGTGTTCCCTGTGATGCCGTGGGGGATCCACATACTGTGACTGTTTCCATGGATAGCAGTGAAATCTCCATGATCATTAATTCTATCAAAGAAGAGTGTTTCCGATCAGGGGTAGCAGAGGCTCCTGGTGGATCAAAGGCTCCAAGCATAGATGGAAAGGAAGATTTAGATCTGGCTGAGAAGATGGATATTGCTGTGTCTTACACAGGTGAAGAGTTGGATTTTGAAACAGTTGGAGACATCATTGCCATCATTGAAGACAAG GTCGATGATCACCCTGAAGTGCTGGATGTGGCAGCTGTGGAAGCAGCACTGTCATTCTGTGAAGACAATGATGATCCGCAGTCCCTGCCTGGCCCTTGGGAACACCCTATCCAGCAGGAGCGGGAAAAGCCAGCGCCTCTTCCGGCACCAGAAATGACAGTCAAACAAGAAAGACTAGACtttgaggaaacagaaaacaaaggaatcCATGAACTGGTAGACATCAGGGAATCAGGTGTTGAGATTAAGATGGAACCTGCGGAGCCAGAGCCAGGCATGTCAGGGGCTGAGATAGTAGCTGGAGTTGGTCCAGTCTCAagtatggcaccaccagaactcAGGAGTCAAGACTTAGATGAAGAACCTAGAAGTTCTGCAGGTGGAGAGATTGGTGAAACAGATGGTTCCAGTGGGAAAGACGATGACATGCCACTTTCAACTGTGAAGACAGAG GCATCTCCTGAAAGCTTGTTGTCTCCATCACATGGTTCAAATCCAATTGAAGATCCTTTAGAGGATCCGCACAAGTTTGAAATATCAG ACTCATTGAAAGAAGAATCAGGGACTATTTTTGGAAGCCAGATAAAG GATGCTCCAggtgatgaggaggaagaagatggagtcagtgaAGTAACTAGCCTAGAGGAGCCTAAGGAAGAAGATCAAGGAGAAGGCTATTTGTCTGAGATGGATAATGAACCCCCTGTGAGCGAAAGTGATGATGGCTTTAGTATACATAATGCTACACTGCAGTCACACACACTGGCAGACTCTATCCCAAGTAGCCCTGCCTCTTCACAGTT CTCTGTGTGCAGTGAAGACCAAGAAGCAATTCAGGCTCAGAAAATATGGAAGAAAGCCATTATGCTTGTGTGGAGGGCTGCAGCAAATCATAG GTATGCCAATGTGTTCCTGCAACCTGTTACAGATGACATAGCACCTGGCTACCATAGCATTGTGCAGAG acctaTGGATTTGTCAACCattaagaaaaacattgaaaatgGACTGATCCGCAGCACAGCTGAGTTTCAGCGTGACATCATGCTGATGTTTCAGAATGCTGTTATGTATAATAGCTCAGACCATGATGTATATCACATGGCAGTAGAGATGCAGAGAGATGTCCTGGAACAGATCCAG CAATTCTTGGCCACACAGTTGATTATGCAAACATCTGAATCTGGAATCAGTGCTAAGAGTCTTCGGGGGAGAGATTCTACCCGAAAACAAGATGCTTCAGAGAAG GACAGTGTCCCCATGGgctctcctgccttccttctctctctcttt GATGGGGGAACCAGGGGACGCCGCTGTGCCATTGAAGCAGACATGAAGATGAAGAAGTGA
- the Brd8 gene encoding bromodomain-containing protein 8 isoform X1, giving the protein MATGTGKHKLLSTGPTEPWSIREKLCLASSVMRSGDQNWVSVSRAIKPFAEPGRPPDWFSQKHCASQYSELLETTETPKRKRGEKGEVVETVEDVIVRKLTAERVEELKKVIKETQERYRRLKRDAELIQAGHMDSRLDELCNDIAMKKKLEEEEAEVKRKATDAAYQARQAVKTPPRRLPTVMVRSPIDSASPGGDYPLGDLTPNTMEEATSGVTPGTLPSTPVTSFPGIPDTLPPGSAPLEAPMTPVTDDSPQKKMLGQKATPPPSPLLSELLKKGSLLPTSPRLVNESEVSVASGHLNSTGVLLEVGGVLPMIHGGEIQPTTSAVAASPAASGAPTLSRLLEAGPTQFTTPLPSFTTVASEPPVKLVPPPVESVSQATIVMMPALPTPSSAPAGSTPESVAPVSQPDPCVPCDAVGDPHTVTVSMDSSEISMIINSIKEECFRSGVAEAPGGSKAPSIDGKEDLDLAEKMDIAVSYTGEELDFETVGDIIAIIEDKVDDHPEVLDVAAVEAALSFCEDNDDPQSLPGPWEHPIQQEREKPAPLPAPEMTVKQERLDFEETENKGIHELVDIRESGVEIKMEPAEPEPGMSGAEIVAGVGPVSSMAPPELRSQDLDEEPRSSAGGEIGETDGSSGKDDDMPLSTVKTEASPESLLSPSHGSNPIEDPLEDPHKFEISDSLKEESGTIFGSQIKDAPGDEEEEDGVSEVTSLEEPKEEDQGEGYLSEMDNEPPVSESDDGFSIHNATLQSHTLADSIPSSPASSQFSVCSEDQEAIQAQKIWKKAIMLVWRAAANHRYANVFLQPVTDDIAPGYHSIVQRPMDLSTIKKNIENGLIRSTAEFQRDIMLMFQNAVMYNSSDHDVYHMAVEMQRDVLEQIQQFLATQLIMQTSESGISAKSLRGRDSTRKQDASEKDSVPMGSPAFLLSLFDGGTRGRRCAIEADMKMKK; this is encoded by the exons GGTATCAGTTAGCAGAGCAATCAAGCCTTTTGCAGAACCTGGCCGGCCTCCAGACTGGTTTTCTCAAAAA CATTGTGCTTCTCAGTACTCAGAGCTCTTAGAGACTACTGAGACTCCAAA ACGGAAACGTGGTGAGAAAGGAGAAGTGGTAGAAACTGTTGAAGATGTTATTGTTCGGAAACTGACTGCTGAGAGAGTTGAGGAACTGAAGAAGGTGATCAAGGAAACACAGGAGAGATACAG gCGACTAAAAAGAGATGCTGAACTAATTCAAGCTGGACACATGGACAGCAGACTGGATGAGCTTTGCAATGACATTGCAAT GAAGAAGAaattggaggaggaagaggctgaaGTAAAAAGGAAGGCTACCGATGCTGCATACCAGG CTCGGCAAGCAGTAAAAACACCTCCTCGAAGGCTACCAACTGTGATGGTCCGTTCACCTATAGATTCTGCCTCCCCAGGAGGTGATTATCCACTTGGAGACTTGACTCCAAACACTATGGAAGAGGCTACCTCTGGG GTAACCCCTGGGACTTTGCCGAGTACCCCAGTCACCTCGTTTCCTGGGATTCCtgacacccttcctccaggcTCTGCACCCTTAGAAGCCCCCATGACCCCAGTAACAGATGATTCACCCCAGAAAAAGATGCTTGGACAGAAAGCAACTCCACCCCCCTCCCCTCTGCTGTCAGAGCTCTTGAAGAAGGGCAGCCTCCTGCCTACTAGCCCCAGACTG GTCAATGAGAGTGAGGTGTCTGTGGCTTCTGGCCACCTGAACAGCACAGGTGTTCTCCTGGAGGTAGGCGGGGTTCTTCCCATGATACATGGTGGGGAGATACAGCCAACAACCAGTGCTGTTGCAGCCTCCCCTGCTGCCTCAG GTGCTCCCACTCTTTCCCGGCTTTTAGAAGCTGGTCCTACACAGTTCaccactcctcttccttccttcactaCTGTTGCCAGTGAGCCTCCAGTTAAACTTGTGCCACCCCCTGTAGAGTCTGTGTCCCAGGCTACCATTGTCATGATGCCTGCGCTGCCAACACCATCCTCTGCTCCGGCTGGCTCCACTCCTGAAAGTGTAGCTCCAG TGAGTCAGCCCGACCCCTGTGTTCCCTGTGATGCCGTGGGGGATCCACATACTGTGACTGTTTCCATGGATAGCAGTGAAATCTCCATGATCATTAATTCTATCAAAGAAGAGTGTTTCCGATCAGGGGTAGCAGAGGCTCCTGGTGGATCAAAGGCTCCAAGCATAGATGGAAAGGAAGATTTAGATCTGGCTGAGAAGATGGATATTGCTGTGTCTTACACAGGTGAAGAGTTGGATTTTGAAACAGTTGGAGACATCATTGCCATCATTGAAGACAAG GTCGATGATCACCCTGAAGTGCTGGATGTGGCAGCTGTGGAAGCAGCACTGTCATTCTGTGAAGACAATGATGATCCGCAGTCCCTGCCTGGCCCTTGGGAACACCCTATCCAGCAGGAGCGGGAAAAGCCAGCGCCTCTTCCGGCACCAGAAATGACAGTCAAACAAGAAAGACTAGACtttgaggaaacagaaaacaaaggaatcCATGAACTGGTAGACATCAGGGAATCAGGTGTTGAGATTAAGATGGAACCTGCGGAGCCAGAGCCAGGCATGTCAGGGGCTGAGATAGTAGCTGGAGTTGGTCCAGTCTCAagtatggcaccaccagaactcAGGAGTCAAGACTTAGATGAAGAACCTAGAAGTTCTGCAGGTGGAGAGATTGGTGAAACAGATGGTTCCAGTGGGAAAGACGATGACATGCCACTTTCAACTGTGAAGACAGAG GCATCTCCTGAAAGCTTGTTGTCTCCATCACATGGTTCAAATCCAATTGAAGATCCTTTAGAGGATCCGCACAAGTTTGAAATATCAG ACTCATTGAAAGAAGAATCAGGGACTATTTTTGGAAGCCAGATAAAG GATGCTCCAggtgatgaggaggaagaagatggagtcagtgaAGTAACTAGCCTAGAGGAGCCTAAGGAAGAAGATCAAGGAGAAGGCTATTTGTCTGAGATGGATAATGAACCCCCTGTGAGCGAAAGTGATGATGGCTTTAGTATACATAATGCTACACTGCAGTCACACACACTGGCAGACTCTATCCCAAGTAGCCCTGCCTCTTCACAGTT CTCTGTGTGCAGTGAAGACCAAGAAGCAATTCAGGCTCAGAAAATATGGAAGAAAGCCATTATGCTTGTGTGGAGGGCTGCAGCAAATCATAG GTATGCCAATGTGTTCCTGCAACCTGTTACAGATGACATAGCACCTGGCTACCATAGCATTGTGCAGAG acctaTGGATTTGTCAACCattaagaaaaacattgaaaatgGACTGATCCGCAGCACAGCTGAGTTTCAGCGTGACATCATGCTGATGTTTCAGAATGCTGTTATGTATAATAGCTCAGACCATGATGTATATCACATGGCAGTAGAGATGCAGAGAGATGTCCTGGAACAGATCCAG CAATTCTTGGCCACACAGTTGATTATGCAAACATCTGAATCTGGAATCAGTGCTAAGAGTCTTCGGGGGAGAGATTCTACCCGAAAACAAGATGCTTCAGAGAAG GACAGTGTCCCCATGGgctctcctgccttccttctctctctcttt GATGGGGGAACCAGGGGACGCCGCTGTGCCATTGAAGCAGACATGAAGATGAAGAAGTGA